One window of Solwaraspora sp. WMMA2056 genomic DNA carries:
- the mtnA gene encoding S-methyl-5-thioribose-1-phosphate isomerase yields MRTIDWAGDAVEIIDQTALPEHTIVRRLSTVEEVVEAIRSLAVRGAPAIGVAGALGVALAARLHAAAPADLAAAVARLRSARPTAVNLARGVDRAAARIPVGPDAVLAEATALMAEEEAASAAMASAGADLLGELCGDRPRLLTHCNTGALATVVGGTALGVVTELHRRGALGAVVASETRPLLQGARLTAWELGRAGVDFRVAVDGAGPFLMARGLIDAVIVGADRICANGDTINKIGTYAHALGARRAGLPFIVVAPESTVDVATATGAEVEIEDRGSAEVVGFATARTTPPGTEAVNPAFDVTPADLVTAIVTDQRVIRLDRGERV; encoded by the coding sequence ATGCGGACCATCGACTGGGCCGGCGACGCCGTCGAGATCATCGACCAGACCGCGTTGCCGGAGCACACCATCGTCCGGCGACTATCCACAGTCGAGGAGGTCGTCGAGGCGATCCGGTCGTTGGCGGTACGGGGCGCTCCGGCGATCGGCGTGGCCGGCGCACTCGGCGTGGCACTCGCCGCCCGGCTGCACGCCGCCGCGCCGGCGGACCTCGCAGCCGCCGTCGCCCGGCTCCGGTCGGCCCGCCCCACCGCGGTCAATCTGGCCCGGGGCGTCGACCGGGCGGCGGCCCGGATCCCCGTGGGGCCCGATGCCGTGCTGGCCGAGGCGACCGCGCTGATGGCCGAAGAGGAGGCCGCCTCGGCCGCGATGGCCAGCGCCGGTGCCGACCTGCTCGGCGAGCTCTGCGGTGACCGGCCCCGGCTGCTGACCCACTGCAACACCGGGGCGCTGGCGACCGTGGTGGGTGGCACCGCCCTCGGGGTCGTCACCGAACTGCACCGACGGGGTGCGCTCGGCGCGGTCGTCGCCAGCGAGACCCGACCGTTGCTGCAGGGCGCCCGGTTGACCGCCTGGGAGCTGGGCCGGGCCGGGGTCGACTTCCGGGTGGCGGTCGACGGGGCCGGACCGTTCCTGATGGCCCGGGGGCTGATCGACGCGGTGATCGTCGGCGCCGACCGGATCTGCGCCAACGGCGACACGATCAACAAGATCGGTACGTACGCGCACGCGCTGGGTGCCCGCCGGGCCGGGCTGCCGTTCATCGTGGTCGCACCTGAGTCCACGGTGGACGTCGCGACCGCGACCGGAGCGGAGGTGGAGATCGAGGACCGGGGCTCGGCCGAGGTCGTCGGGTTCGCCACGGCCCGGACCACCCCGCCCGGCACCGAGGCGGTCAACCCCGCGTTCGACGTGACCCCGGCCGACCTGGTCACCGCCATCGTCACCGACCAGCGGGTGATCCGGCTCGATCGCGGCGAGCGGGTCTGA
- a CDS encoding PHP domain-containing protein — protein MAGVSTARDPVADLRRIAFLLERANEATYRVRAFRSAASALAALGADEVAERAAAGTLTELAGVGEVTARCVAESLAGEEPVYLRRLLATEGTDLDEAATALRAALRGDCHTHSDWSDGGSPIEEMALAAVELGHEYLALTDHSPRLTVARGLTAARLRRQLDHVAAVNAALPAGFRILTGIEVDILPDGSLDQSDELLDQLDVVVGSVHANLRDDRARMTRRMLAAVANPRLDILGHCTGRMVTDRPAGVTGPGDRGHRARSRPPSDFDAAAVFAACAEHGKAVEINSRPERQDPPKRLIRLAVETGCLFAVNTDAHAPGQLDWQRFGCARAVLCGVEPDRVVNTWPVRRLLDWTAGHQPAAA, from the coding sequence GTGGCCGGTGTGAGCACTGCCCGGGACCCGGTCGCCGACCTGCGTCGCATCGCGTTCCTGCTGGAACGCGCCAACGAGGCCACCTACCGGGTACGGGCGTTCCGCTCTGCCGCCAGTGCGCTCGCCGCCCTGGGCGCCGACGAGGTCGCCGAGCGGGCCGCCGCCGGCACCCTGACCGAGCTGGCCGGGGTCGGTGAGGTCACGGCCCGCTGCGTCGCCGAGTCGCTGGCCGGCGAGGAGCCGGTCTACCTGCGGCGGCTGCTGGCCACCGAGGGCACCGACCTGGACGAGGCGGCGACCGCGTTGCGGGCCGCGCTGCGCGGCGACTGCCACACCCATTCGGACTGGTCCGACGGGGGCTCGCCGATCGAGGAGATGGCGTTGGCCGCGGTCGAACTCGGCCACGAGTACCTGGCGCTGACCGACCACTCCCCCCGGCTGACCGTCGCCCGGGGGCTGACGGCCGCGCGGCTGCGCCGGCAACTCGACCACGTCGCGGCGGTGAACGCCGCGCTGCCGGCCGGATTCCGGATCCTCACCGGCATCGAGGTGGACATCCTGCCGGACGGTTCCCTCGACCAGTCCGACGAGCTGCTCGACCAACTGGACGTGGTGGTCGGCTCGGTGCACGCGAACCTGCGCGACGACCGGGCGCGAATGACCAGGCGGATGCTGGCTGCGGTGGCCAACCCCCGGCTGGACATCCTCGGTCACTGCACCGGCCGGATGGTCACCGACCGGCCGGCCGGGGTGACCGGACCCGGCGACCGGGGGCACCGGGCCCGGTCACGGCCGCCGAGCGACTTCGACGCGGCGGCGGTCTTCGCCGCCTGCGCCGAGCACGGCAAGGCAGTGGAGATCAACTCCCGGCCGGAGCGGCAGGACCCGCCGAAACGGCTGATCCGGCTAGCGGTGGAGACCGGTTGCCTGTTCGCCGTCAACACCGACGCGCACGCTCCCGGGCAGCTCGACTGGCAACGATTCGGCTGCGCCCGGGCGGTGCTCTGCGGGGTCGAGCCGGACCGGGTCGTCAACACCTGGCCGGTGCGGCGGCTGCTCGACTGGACCGCCGGACATCAGCCGGCGGCCGCCTGA
- a CDS encoding STAS domain-containing protein: MHEIRVSPPEARHCVVEASGELDMAATGDLCGAVATIDPRQAEWIIVDLAGVTLIDSSAIKELVDAHHAAAERGQILLVRNARPIVLRVLRVTGVAAVLGIAPADQPGTVYGQPGTGPDQAGTGPGSGAAGAGNAG, encoded by the coding sequence ATGCACGAGATCCGGGTGTCGCCGCCGGAAGCCCGGCACTGCGTGGTCGAGGCCTCCGGCGAGCTCGACATGGCGGCCACCGGGGACCTCTGCGGGGCCGTCGCCACGATCGATCCCCGCCAGGCAGAGTGGATCATCGTCGACCTGGCCGGCGTGACACTGATCGACTCCAGTGCGATCAAGGAACTGGTCGACGCTCACCATGCCGCCGCCGAGCGGGGTCAGATCCTGCTCGTCCGCAACGCCCGGCCGATCGTCCTTCGGGTACTGCGGGTAACCGGTGTCGCGGCGGTGCTCGGCATCGCGCCGGCCGACCAACCGGGCACCGTGTACGGCCAGCCGGGCACCGGGCCCGACCAGGCGGGTACCGGGCCCGGTAGTGGTGCCGCCGGCGCCGGGAACGCCGGGTGA
- a CDS encoding DUF885 domain-containing protein → MGRVDDISDRYVDQWARLNPVGATYAGIAGHDDQLDDLSPDGYAQRAALIRDTLRELDVAEPQTETERVARDAMAERLGLELARYDAGEETSELSVIASGLHHLRQAFDLMPTDGDGAVANIAARLDRYPQALEQLRVTLLDAAAAGHSAPRAQMLKVADQCDVWTDPQADDFFHGLVARLTAPESLTAELRRSASAATAATIAFGHFLRTELAPHGRDTEAAGRDRYELASQYFLGARVDLEETYAWGFFELDRIEQEMRRTAAEIAGHGARVDDAVRLLDADPARTVAGGEAFRDWMQALADTAISELHGTHFDIPEQVRRIECCLAPTSDGSIYYTGPSEDFSRPGRMWWAVPQGLTEFSTWREVTTVYHEGVPGHHLQIGQTQVRADRLNRWQRLLSWCSGHGEGWALYAERLMDELGYLADPGDRLGMLDGQALRAARVIVDIGMHLELTIPPNSFNFHPGERWTPALGWEFLRAHCRVPDEILRFELDRYLGWPGQAPAYKVGERIWLQARADAQARKGAAFDLKEFHRSALDLGVLGLDPLRTALDRL, encoded by the coding sequence ATGGGACGTGTGGATGACATCAGCGACCGCTATGTCGATCAGTGGGCGCGGCTGAACCCGGTCGGCGCCACCTACGCCGGGATCGCCGGCCACGACGACCAGCTCGACGACCTGTCCCCCGACGGGTACGCGCAGCGGGCAGCGTTGATCCGTGACACGCTGCGGGAGCTCGACGTCGCCGAGCCGCAGACCGAGACGGAACGGGTCGCCCGCGACGCCATGGCCGAACGGCTCGGGTTGGAGCTGGCCCGATACGACGCCGGCGAGGAGACCAGCGAGCTGAGCGTCATCGCCAGCGGGCTGCACCACCTGCGCCAGGCGTTCGACCTGATGCCGACCGACGGCGACGGGGCGGTGGCGAACATCGCCGCCCGGCTGGACCGCTACCCGCAGGCCCTGGAGCAGCTGCGGGTGACGCTGCTCGACGCCGCCGCCGCCGGGCATTCCGCGCCCCGGGCCCAGATGCTCAAGGTCGCCGACCAGTGCGACGTCTGGACCGATCCGCAGGCCGACGACTTCTTCCACGGCCTGGTGGCCCGGCTGACCGCGCCGGAGAGCCTCACCGCCGAGCTACGCCGGTCCGCGTCGGCCGCCACCGCCGCGACGATCGCCTTCGGCCACTTCCTGCGTACCGAACTGGCCCCGCACGGGCGCGACACCGAGGCGGCCGGCCGGGACCGCTACGAACTGGCCTCCCAGTACTTCCTCGGTGCCCGTGTCGACCTGGAAGAGACGTACGCCTGGGGCTTCTTCGAGCTGGACCGCATCGAGCAGGAGATGCGCCGGACGGCGGCCGAGATCGCCGGGCACGGTGCCCGGGTCGACGACGCGGTGCGGCTGCTCGACGCGGACCCGGCCCGCACCGTCGCCGGCGGCGAGGCGTTCCGCGACTGGATGCAGGCGCTGGCCGACACCGCGATCAGCGAACTGCACGGCACCCATTTCGACATCCCGGAGCAGGTCCGGCGGATCGAGTGCTGCCTGGCACCGACCAGCGACGGCAGCATCTACTACACCGGACCCTCCGAGGACTTCTCCCGGCCGGGCCGGATGTGGTGGGCGGTGCCGCAGGGGCTCACCGAGTTCTCGACCTGGCGGGAGGTCACCACCGTCTACCACGAAGGTGTCCCCGGCCATCACCTGCAGATCGGCCAGACCCAGGTCCGGGCCGACCGGCTCAACCGCTGGCAGCGGCTGCTCTCCTGGTGCTCCGGGCACGGCGAAGGCTGGGCGTTGTACGCCGAGCGGTTGATGGACGAACTGGGGTACCTGGCCGACCCCGGTGACCGGCTCGGGATGCTCGACGGGCAGGCGTTGCGGGCCGCCCGGGTGATCGTCGACATCGGCATGCACCTGGAGCTGACCATCCCGCCGAACTCGTTCAACTTCCATCCGGGCGAGCGGTGGACGCCCGCGCTGGGTTGGGAGTTCCTCCGGGCGCACTGCCGGGTGCCGGACGAGATCCTGCGCTTCGAGTTGGACCGCTACCTGGGGTGGCCGGGGCAGGCACCGGCGTACAAGGTCGGTGAGCGGATCTGGCTGCAGGCGCGGGCGGACGCCCAGGCCCGCAAGGGTGCGGCGTTCGATCTGAAGGAGTTCCACCGGTCCGCGCTCGATCTCGGGGTGCTGGGCCTCGATCCGTTGCGCACCGCCCTGGACCGGTTGTGA
- a CDS encoding polysaccharide biosynthesis protein, whose protein sequence is MTVRSGGLLRAGPAVALAGVLANGLAYLAPMLGGRTLPAAGLSALATVLALGAIGSVPGLGLQIAVAVHRARGGTDPAGRLAWIAAGICAAAVLAAGPVLVGALDLSLAMVGLLAAATGTAVLGCRWLGELQGDQRFLRLAAAMTVLAVTRYGGVIAGLLVGLDATGALLAGVLVGVATLPVLAWLARPAGRRAASTADAATAAGPAADAVPGPDPVPGPVTGRLTAAAVLTASSATLAMLVLSYADLIMARYLLSPVDSGGYAIGAVLTKGAIWAPQVVTIVALPRLARGDRRARGVALALVAGCGALLVLASVLAGGLAFRLAGGPDYVPLGRYAPYFAAVGALYALVYVMVNAQVAAGARRPAAPLWITTVGLLGWLLATRPESILAVVVAALVAAAFATAATAVAMRRTPVPVPVAEAAPTATG, encoded by the coding sequence GTGACCGTCCGGTCGGGCGGGCTGTTGCGCGCCGGGCCGGCGGTGGCGTTGGCCGGCGTGCTGGCCAACGGTCTGGCGTACCTGGCGCCGATGCTCGGTGGCCGGACGCTGCCGGCGGCCGGCCTCAGCGCGTTGGCGACCGTGCTGGCGCTCGGCGCGATCGGCTCGGTGCCCGGCCTCGGGCTGCAGATCGCGGTCGCGGTGCACCGGGCGCGTGGTGGCACCGATCCGGCCGGGCGACTGGCCTGGATCGCCGCCGGGATCTGCGCGGCTGCCGTGCTGGCCGCCGGGCCGGTGCTGGTCGGCGCGCTGGACCTGTCGCTGGCGATGGTCGGACTGCTCGCCGCCGCGACCGGTACGGCAGTGCTCGGTTGCCGCTGGTTGGGCGAGTTGCAGGGCGATCAACGGTTCCTGCGGCTCGCGGCCGCGATGACGGTACTCGCGGTGACCCGCTACGGCGGCGTGATCGCCGGCCTGCTGGTCGGTCTGGACGCGACCGGTGCGCTGCTGGCCGGGGTGCTGGTCGGCGTGGCGACCCTGCCGGTGCTGGCCTGGTTGGCCCGGCCGGCCGGGCGACGGGCCGCCTCGACGGCCGACGCCGCAACCGCAGCGGGGCCGGCGGCCGACGCAGTGCCGGGCCCGGACCCGGTGCCGGGCCCGGTGACCGGTCGGCTGACCGCCGCCGCCGTGCTCACCGCGAGCAGCGCCACCCTGGCGATGCTGGTGCTCTCGTACGCCGATCTGATCATGGCGCGGTACCTGTTGTCCCCGGTGGACTCCGGCGGCTATGCGATCGGCGCGGTGCTGACGAAGGGGGCCATCTGGGCTCCGCAGGTGGTCACCATCGTCGCGTTGCCCCGGCTGGCCCGGGGCGACCGGCGGGCCCGGGGAGTGGCGCTCGCCCTGGTGGCCGGCTGTGGCGCGCTGCTGGTGCTGGCGTCGGTGCTCGCCGGCGGCCTGGCGTTTCGGCTCGCCGGCGGCCCGGACTACGTGCCGCTGGGGCGGTACGCGCCGTACTTCGCCGCCGTCGGCGCGCTCTACGCGCTGGTGTACGTCATGGTGAACGCGCAGGTCGCGGCGGGCGCCCGACGGCCGGCGGCGCCACTGTGGATCACCACGGTCGGGCTGCTCGGCTGGTTGCTGGCGACCCGTCCGGAGTCGATCCTGGCGGTGGTGGTCGCCGCGCTGGTGGCGGCGGCGTTCGCCACCGCCGCCACGGCGGTGGCGATGCGGCGTACCCCAGTGCCGGTGCCGGTCGCCGAGGCCGCGCCGACGGCGACCGGGTGA
- a CDS encoding DoxX family protein, translating into MSPTERLPEIVTALFRVVVGLLFTLHGAATLFGVFGGHRGSGEAAAIGSWPGWWAALIQFVGGLLVLTGLGTRIAAIICSGSMAYAYFVMHQPSALLPLNNGGELAALFCWSFLLVAALGPGRYSLDALLRGRREQVSAPEPV; encoded by the coding sequence ATGTCCCCAACTGAACGCCTGCCCGAGATCGTCACCGCGCTGTTCCGGGTGGTCGTCGGACTGCTGTTCACGCTGCACGGCGCTGCCACGCTGTTCGGAGTCTTCGGAGGCCACCGCGGCAGCGGTGAAGCCGCAGCCATCGGTTCCTGGCCCGGCTGGTGGGCCGCGTTGATCCAGTTCGTCGGTGGGCTCCTGGTCCTCACCGGACTCGGGACCCGGATCGCGGCGATCATCTGCTCCGGCTCGATGGCCTACGCGTACTTCGTCATGCACCAGCCGTCAGCGCTGCTGCCGCTGAACAACGGTGGCGAACTCGCCGCCCTGTTCTGCTGGTCGTTCCTGCTGGTCGCGGCGCTCGGGCCGGGCCGCTACTCGCTCGACGCCCTGCTGCGCGGGCGTCGGGAACAGGTGTCGGCACCGGAGCCGGTCTGA
- a CDS encoding four-helix bundle copper-binding protein codes for MTQATAMLDTYPLDLGHVDRQALADCIDACFDCAQTCTACADACLSEDMVADLVKCIRTNLDCADICASTGRVLSRHTGYDANTTRTILQACIQACRSCAEECMAHADTHEHCRVCAEACQRCEQACRQLMAALG; via the coding sequence ATGACCCAAGCAACCGCGATGCTCGACACGTACCCGCTCGACCTGGGCCACGTCGACCGGCAGGCGCTCGCCGACTGTATCGACGCCTGTTTCGACTGCGCCCAGACCTGCACCGCCTGCGCCGACGCGTGCCTGAGTGAAGACATGGTCGCCGACCTGGTCAAGTGCATCCGTACCAACCTCGACTGTGCCGACATCTGCGCGTCGACCGGTCGGGTGCTGTCCCGGCACACCGGCTACGACGCCAACACCACCCGTACCATCCTGCAGGCCTGTATCCAGGCCTGCCGGTCGTGCGCCGAGGAGTGCATGGCGCACGCCGACACGCACGAGCACTGCCGGGTCTGCGCCGAGGCCTGCCAGCGGTGCGAACAGGCGTGCCGGCAGCTGATGGCCGCCCTCGGCTGA
- a CDS encoding ATP-binding protein — protein MNTLTWQVSRDFASGVTQVRLTGALTDTELVRLAPVLRRCLVEEPLGLIVELGEVTVASPIGLRVFAILAGGGAGHRPAMHLCAHPGTPAGLLARRSISDLVSVQDSVIDAVKLIESGPRSPYRWHQHLAPHPRTPGTARRLIEAACRSWQLTALLDEAMVIGSELVGNAVEHAGTELDVTTTRQAGAIRISVRDRAAQLPRPVNRTGSAHTGRRGRGLAIIEALANDWGYAAMPDGKSVWAALRLPD, from the coding sequence GTGAACACCCTCACCTGGCAGGTGAGCCGTGACTTCGCCAGCGGTGTCACCCAGGTCCGACTCACCGGTGCGCTCACCGACACCGAGCTGGTCCGGCTCGCCCCGGTGCTGCGACGCTGCCTGGTCGAGGAGCCGCTGGGTCTGATCGTGGAGCTCGGCGAGGTCACCGTGGCCAGTCCGATCGGGCTGCGGGTCTTCGCCATCCTCGCCGGCGGCGGGGCCGGGCACCGGCCGGCGATGCACCTGTGCGCCCACCCGGGCACCCCCGCCGGCCTGCTGGCCCGACGCAGCATCAGCGATCTGGTGAGTGTGCAGGACAGCGTCATCGACGCGGTCAAGCTGATCGAGAGTGGGCCGCGGTCGCCGTACCGCTGGCATCAGCACCTCGCCCCCCATCCGCGGACCCCGGGGACGGCCCGCCGCCTCATCGAGGCGGCCTGCCGATCCTGGCAGCTCACCGCGCTGCTCGACGAGGCCATGGTGATCGGCTCGGAGCTGGTCGGCAACGCCGTCGAACACGCCGGAACCGAGCTGGACGTCACCACCACCCGCCAGGCCGGGGCGATCCGGATCAGTGTCCGGGACCGTGCCGCCCAGTTGCCGAGGCCGGTGAACCGGACGGGATCGGCGCACACCGGCCGCCGTGGTCGCGGCTTGGCGATCATCGAGGCGCTGGCCAACGACTGGGGCTACGCCGCGATGCCGGACGGCAAGTCGGTCTGGGCGGCGCTGCGGCTGCCCGACTGA